Proteins from one Nilaparvata lugens isolate BPH chromosome 10, ASM1435652v1, whole genome shotgun sequence genomic window:
- the LOC111044924 gene encoding E3 ubiquitin-protein ligase TRIM37, translating to MATKKKLNKMDDDHSVETLAEVFRCFICMEKLRDAHLCPHCSKLCCYVCIRRWLTEQRSQCPHCRASLHLHELVNCRWVEEVTQQLDSLQASARPPNTDNDRCLAHQEKLSVYCWTCRLCICHGCALWGGRHSGHTFKPLDEVYEQHRTQIRDEAAQLRRRLIELVSLSQDVERNVESVRVAKDERVREIRNAVELMIARLDAQLKAKLLVLMGQKSSLIQETEQLEALLQDIDQHLHKCAKSELIGQSASLLRMIHHLRKKPMASFVTAPVPADFHSEIVPGYDSSTFVMSGFTQLQHKADPVYSTPLHVNGLCWRLKVYPDGNGVVRGNYLSVFLELTSGLPDTSKYEYRVEMMHQGSQDASKNIVREFASDFEIGECWGYNRFFRLDLLASEGYLNTERDTLMLRFQVRPPTFFQRCRDQQWYINQLHAIQNQHMQQLMELKQKVAMDYSLLRAVRCQTAPDSECEERMPLFDLPQLSFSPERSSGDVVASDNASSTSTSVASQVAAAKASACKRCTVAAPAGVVAPGGGMSRATAAASVTAPETASSSGGSSSESDEDTDVEHASHNEECSHLIRSSNATIMEDNSNDENDVDDETMFGDNDVELSMAQQMFLQDLNIDPDTDADIKAYALEYLEDEIMLMHLFGAQGSGKRLGSSGDTASPAPSSPRPPLAVGGLGSTSRDSSRTRQRVNLASNTPVDPYNCDFNSSSRSASNENVLSSEVLSGDGARPVRACAASTSLAAQVAASKQLSVTKAFGWLMNTTAANSPHKNIPPSPRRHRPFSPPPPLTCPTSPTKLVDSGTASSAATGTASSSSTASSSYWRRRQRSRLENMLQQMQLNSARSDEYEPVSVTWDALVPVSLSSSNVLQQDKLEGSGVAGMDQYGAGGSSLPPSTPFVCWTNTPSSLDCQTNTTNSSSASASAPALMSSGLPPPKASASAVASQQVVSGSSLQSSSSKSEPPEKDSSNNGGVEAADSSQPHATTDSVSPEGGPL from the exons ACGCTGGCGGAGGTGTTCCGCTGCTTCATCTGCATGGAGAAGCTTCGCGACGCACACCTTTGTCCGCACTGTTCTAAGCTGTGCTGCTACGTGTGCATCAGACGGTGGCTGACCGAGCAGCGGTCGCAATGTCCACACTGTCGTGCGTCGCTGCACCTCCACGAGTTGGTCAACTGTCGCTGGGTCGAGGAGGTCACTCAGCAGCTCGACTCGCTGCAGGCCAGCGCTAGGCCGCCGAATACCGACAACGACAG ATGCCTGGCGCACCAGGAGAAACTGTCAGTGTACTGCTGGACATGCCGCCTGTGCATTTGCCACGGGTGCGCGCTGTGGGGGGGCCGCCACTCGGGCCACACCTTCAAGCCGCTGGATGAGGTCTACGAGCAGCACCGCACGCAGATACGCGACGAGGCCGCCCAGTTGCGCAGGCGCCTCATCGAGCTTGTCAGTCTCAGCCAGGATGTG GAGCGTAACGTGGAATCAGTTCGCGTGGCGAAGGACGAGCGCGTGCGCGAAATCCGTAACGCGGTGGAGCTGATGATCGCGCGACTTGACGCGCAGCTGAAGGCCAAACTGCTGGTGCTGATGGGCCAGAAGTCGAGTCTAATCCAGGAGACGGAACAGCTGGAGGCGCTACTGCAGGACATCGACCAGCACCTCCACAAGTGCGCCAAGTCCGAGCTCATTGGCCAGTCGGCTTCGCTTCTGCGCATGATCCACCACCTGCGCAAGAAGCCCATGGCCAGCTTTGTCACTGCGCCTGTGCCCGCCGACTTTCACAG TGAAATAGTGCCGGGCTACGACTCGAGCACGTTTGTGATGAGTGGCTTCACCCAGCTGCAGCACAAAGCCGACCCGGTCTACTCGACGCCACTGCATGTGAATGGCCTCTGCTGGCGACTCAAGGTCTACCCGGACGGCAACGGTGTCGTCAGGGGCAACTACCTGTCTGTCTTTCTCGAGCTCACCTCTGGTCTGCCCGACACTTCCAA GTACGAGTATAGGGTTGAAATGATGCATCAGGGCTCGCAGGACGCCAGCAAGAACATTGTTCGCGAATTCGCTTCGGACTTTGAGATTGGAGAGTGCTGGGGCTACAACCGCTTCTTTCGCCTAGATCTGTTGGCCAGTGAAGGATACTTGAACACTGAGAGAGATACTCTGATGTTGAG attTCAGGTACGACCACCGACCTTCTTCCAGCGTTGTCGCGATCAACAATGGTACATCAACCAGCTGCACGCCATTCAGAATCAACACATGCAACAACTCATGGAACTCAAGCAG AAAGTAGCGATGGATTATTCGTTATTGCGAGCTGTGAGGTGCCAGACGGCGCCTGACTCGGAATGTGAAGAGCGGATGCCATTATTCGACCTGCCGCAGCTCTCTTTCTCACCAGAAAG ATCGAGCGGAGACGTAGTGGCTAGCGATAACGCGAGCAGCACCAGCACCAGTGTTGCATCTCAAGTGGCGGCTGCCAAAGCGAGTGCCTGCAAGCGATGCACGGTGGCTGCTCCAGCGGGGGTGGTTGCACCTGGAGGTGGCATGTCCCGCGCTACTGCTGCCGCCTCCGTCACCGCCCCCGAGACGGCCAGCAGCAGCGGAGGCAGTTCGTCGGAGAGCGACGAGGACACCGATGTCGAGCACGCCAGTCACAACGAGGAGTGCAGTCATCTTATCAG ATCGAGCAACGCGACAATAATGGAAGACAACAGCAACGACGAGAATGACGTGGATGACGAGACTATGTTCGGCGACAATGATGTCGAGCTCTCCATGGCGCAGCAGATGTTCCTGCAGGACCTCAACATCGACCCCGACACGGACGCCGACATCAAGGCCTACGCGCTCGAGTACCTCGAGGACGAGATCATGCTCATGCATCTGTTCGGCGCACAAGGCTCGGGCAAACGGCTCGGCTCAAGTGGGGACACGGCCTCCCCTGCCCCCTCTTCCCCCCGCCCTCCTCTGGCGGTCGGTGGACTCGGCTCAACAAGTCGCGACAGCAGTA GGACGAGACAAAGAGTGAATCTGGCCAGTAATACACCGGTTGATCCTTACAACTGTGATTTCAACTCTTCGAG CCGATCGGCCAGCAACGAAAACGTGTTGAGCAGTGAGGTGCTGAGCGGCGACGGAGCACGCCCGGTCCGCGCATGCGCAGCATCGACGAGCCTAGCGGCGCAGGTGGCTGCCTCCAAGCAACTGAGCGTCACCAAGGCGTTCGGCTGGCTTATGAACACCACTGCTGCCAACTCACCACACAAAAATATCCCACCCAGTCCCCGTCGGCATCGGCCCTTCTCCCCACCACCACCCCTCACTTGTCCCACCTCGCCCACCAAGCTGGTTGACTCCGGTACTGCTTCTAGTGCCGCGACGGGTACTGCTTCTAGCTCCTCCACCGCTTCTAGTTCCTACTGGCGCCGCCGACAGCGCAGCCGTCTGGAAAATATGCTGCAGCAGATGCAGTTGAATTCCGCGCGGTCTGACGAGTATGAGCCCGTGTC TGTGACCTGGGATGCATTGGTTCCAGTCTCATTGAGTAGTTCCAACGTTTTACAACAG GACAAGTTGGAGGGAAGTGGAGTTGCGGGTATGGATCAGTATGGAGCAGGGGGCAGCAGTCTGCCTCCATCCACGCCATTTGTGTGCTGGACCAACACGCCGAGCAGTCTCGACTGTCAGACCAACACTACCAACTCTTCCTCTGCCTCCGCCTCCGCCCCGGCACTCATGTCATCCGGCTTGCCGCCTCCAAAGGCTTCTGCCAGCGCCGTCGCCAGTCAACAAG TTGTCAGTGGCAGCTCATTACAGTCAAGCAGTTCGAAAAGTGAGCCACCGGAAAAAGACTCATCTAATAATGGCGGAGTGGAGGCAGCCGATTCATCCCAACCTCACGCTACTACTGACAG TGTCTCACCGGAAGGAGGACCACTTTAA
- the LOC111044914 gene encoding CD63 antigen: protein MLVYSSTRIRYILFIFNLIFVVTGITLLAVGLVIENEYKEYATFLDHRFFSAPSLLVVVGTIIFFIAFFGCCGAIRENHCMVMTFSALMGTVFVMELIAGITGYALCEDTIDVLRGTLNSTMMEYPHDKGYAKIWDELQSSLQCCGSDNYSSWYRVLNNSLPMSCCGPEYGAIHSVTCNHTLPNFYNAPCLDSLGSVIKEHAVTIGASGISIAFVQLLGVVFACRLARSIHVQYESV from the exons ATGTTGGTCTACAGTTCAACACGAATTCGgtatattctattcatattcAACTTGATTTTTGTC GTCACTGGAATAACGTTACTGGCCGTTGGTCTtgtgattgaaaatgaatacaAAGAGTATGCAACCTTCCTCGACCACAGATTCTTCTCTGCTCCCTCATTGCTGGTCGTTGTTGGAACAATCATTTTCTTCATTGCATTTTTTGGCTGTTGTGGAGCTATAAGAGAGAATCATTGCATGGTGATGACT TTCAGTGCTCTGATGGGAACAGTATTTGTTATGGAATTGATCGCTGGAATCACCGGCTATGCTCTTTGCGAAGACACGATAGATGTGCTGAGAGGAACATTGAATTCGACTATGATGGAGTATCCACACGACAAAGGCTATGCAAAAATATGGGATGAGCTGCAGAGCTCG TTGCAGTGTTGCGGCTCAGATAACTACTCAAGCTGGTATCGGGTGCTGAATAATTCGTTGCCGATGTCATGCTGTGGTCCTGAGTATGGTGCCATCCACTCAGTGACATGCAATCACACTCTTCCCAACTTCTACAATGCACCGTGTCTCGATTCCCTTGGAAGTGTTATCAAGGAGCATGCTGTCACTATTGGTGCTTCTGGAATTAGTATAGCATTTGTACAG TTGTTGGGAGTTGTATTTGCTTGTAGACTGGCACGATCTATCCATGTACAGTATGAGTCTGTATGA